A region from the Pseudomonas cucumis genome encodes:
- a CDS encoding polysaccharide lyase family 7 protein has protein sequence MIDLATWNLSVPVGSPPYTVETTRLVDGFKDQYFHSDTGTLFFWSPVTGTRTENAIYPRTELRETYSNGTLKNWYYPDADNSLRATLTVSKVPSTGKIVIGQIHAFQSQKPMVKLEYQYKDYSETGNIVAKVRMHPDDDTARVITIATGIKLDREFSYLIHLSPGGALGISAAGYQWDTDISAMWRDKPLYFKAGVYVQDNTGYTTEGGEVTFSHLDIDHDT, from the coding sequence ATGATCGATCTCGCAACCTGGAACCTCAGCGTTCCTGTCGGCAGTCCGCCGTACACCGTTGAAACAACCAGACTGGTGGACGGCTTCAAGGATCAATACTTCCACTCCGACACCGGCACCTTGTTTTTCTGGTCCCCGGTAACCGGCACCCGCACTGAAAACGCAATCTACCCTCGCACCGAACTCCGCGAAACCTACAGCAACGGCACGCTGAAAAACTGGTACTACCCCGACGCGGACAACTCCCTGCGTGCGACCCTTACGGTCAGCAAGGTACCCAGCACGGGCAAGATCGTCATTGGCCAGATCCACGCCTTCCAAAGCCAGAAGCCAATGGTGAAACTCGAGTATCAATATAAAGACTACAGCGAAACCGGAAACATCGTCGCCAAAGTCCGCATGCACCCTGACGACGACACCGCCCGGGTCATCACCATCGCCACTGGCATAAAACTCGATCGGGAATTTTCCTACCTCATCCACCTCAGCCCCGGCGGTGCATTGGGCATCAGTGCGGCGGGCTACCAGTGGGACACCGACATCAGCGCGATGTGGCGTGATAAACCGCTGTACTTCAAGGCCGGTGTCTATGTACAGGACAACACCGGGTATACCACTGAAGGCGGGGAAGTGACGTTCAGCCATCTGGATATCGATCACGATACCTGA
- a CDS encoding GNAT family N-acetyltransferase — protein sequence MTIDWVCKHHSDLGKEQLYAILQLRAEVFVVEQKCLYQDIDGQDLEGDTCHLMGWDGDRLVAYLRLLDPELQGGDVVIGRVVIAPAARGTGLGHEMMSQALKQAAKRWPDVPIYLSAQAHLQGYYGRYGFVVVGEEYLEDDIPHIGMRRPQ from the coding sequence ATGACAATCGATTGGGTCTGCAAACACCACAGCGATCTGGGTAAAGAACAGCTGTATGCCATTTTGCAGCTGCGCGCCGAGGTGTTCGTTGTCGAGCAGAAATGCCTTTATCAGGACATCGATGGCCAGGACCTGGAAGGTGACACCTGTCATTTGATGGGCTGGGACGGAGACCGTCTGGTGGCCTATCTGCGCTTGCTCGATCCGGAGCTACAGGGCGGTGACGTGGTGATTGGCCGGGTGGTCATTGCTCCCGCTGCACGCGGCACCGGGCTAGGGCATGAAATGATGAGCCAGGCGTTGAAACAGGCCGCCAAACGCTGGCCTGATGTACCGATCTACCTCTCGGCTCAGGCGCATTTGCAGGGGTACTACGGGCGGTACGGGTTTGTGGTGGTGGGTGAGGAATATCTGGAGGATGACATTCCGCATATCGGGATGCGTCGTCCGCAATGA
- a CDS encoding DUF6124 family protein, with translation MFKVTPNPPDTDPASPYESLNSKKLHEAAERALDHYLNPAAQIMATANEPEPMYLANPKYNTEALLANASETLGSATTMLNNFAALLETSHRKTLLGIAQVVMLGELAVNQALDHVELKE, from the coding sequence ATGTTCAAAGTTACGCCCAACCCGCCAGACACCGATCCGGCATCCCCCTACGAATCCCTTAATTCAAAAAAACTCCATGAAGCCGCCGAGCGCGCCCTCGACCACTACCTCAACCCGGCCGCCCAAATCATGGCCACCGCCAACGAACCCGAGCCCATGTACTTGGCCAATCCGAAGTACAACACCGAAGCCCTGCTGGCCAACGCCAGCGAAACACTAGGCTCGGCCACCACCATGCTCAACAATTTCGCGGCGCTGCTGGAGACCTCACATCGCAAGACCCTGCTGGGCATCGCTCAGGTGGTCATGCTCGGTGAACTGGCGGTGAACCAGGCGCTGGATCACGTCGAATTGAAGGAATAA
- the yccS gene encoding YccS family putative transporter: protein MSSTTFRQSLRRLWALDKFSYSVRVFIALTGSMALCWYLDEMGLLIPLFLGIIASALAETDDSWQGRLNALAVTLVCFMVAALSVELLFPYPILFIIAFALASFCLTMLGALGERYGAIASATLILSVYTMIGVDQRGGAVTDFWHEPVLLVAGAAWYGLLSVLWQALFSNQPVQQSLARLFRELGYYLKLKSSLFEPIRQLDVEAQRLELAQQNGRVVAALNAAKEIILHRVGDGRPGVKVSRYLKLYFLAQDIHERASSSHYPYNALAEAFFHSDVLFRCQRLLRQQGKACRALAESIQMRQPFIYDASFAEALNDLHASLEHLRIQSNPAWRGLLRSLRALAANLGTLDRLLSDASNPDALADASDSSLLDRSPRSLKDVWIRLRTQLTPTSLLFRHALRLPLALSIGYGMVHLIHPSQGYWIILTTLFVCQPNYGATRRKLGQRIIGTAIGLTVAWALFDLFPNPLIQSSFAILAGVVFFTNRTTRYTLATAAITLMVLFCFNQVGDGYGLLLPRLFDTLLGSLIAGLAVFLFLPDWQGRRLNKVLANTLTCNSIYLRQIMQQYAAGKSDDLAYRLARRNAHNADAALSTTLANMLMEPGHFRKEADVGFRFLVLSHTLLSYLSGLGAHRETQLPSDVREHLIDGACVNLAASLDEIAQGLASKQPIAIQSDEEEALANGLEQMPDEIDEGQRLVQTQLALICRQLGPLRTLAAHLIKDTSEA, encoded by the coding sequence ATGTCATCGACCACATTTCGGCAGTCTCTGCGTCGCCTCTGGGCGCTGGATAAATTCAGTTATAGCGTGAGGGTATTCATCGCCCTGACCGGCAGCATGGCGCTGTGTTGGTACCTGGATGAGATGGGGCTGCTGATCCCGTTGTTCCTGGGGATCATCGCCAGCGCCCTGGCCGAAACCGACGACAGTTGGCAGGGTCGCCTCAACGCGCTCGCGGTGACGCTAGTGTGTTTTATGGTCGCCGCCCTCTCCGTTGAACTCCTCTTCCCCTACCCCATCCTCTTCATTATCGCCTTTGCACTGGCCAGCTTTTGCCTGACCATGCTCGGCGCGCTGGGCGAACGGTATGGCGCGATTGCTTCAGCAACACTGATTCTTTCGGTCTACACCATGATCGGCGTGGACCAGCGCGGCGGCGCGGTCACTGATTTCTGGCACGAACCGGTGTTGCTGGTGGCCGGCGCGGCCTGGTATGGCTTGCTCTCGGTGCTGTGGCAGGCGCTGTTTTCCAACCAGCCGGTGCAGCAAAGCCTGGCGCGGCTCTTCCGTGAACTGGGTTATTACCTGAAGCTGAAATCGTCGCTGTTCGAACCAATCCGGCAGCTGGACGTGGAAGCGCAGCGGCTGGAACTGGCGCAACAGAACGGTCGGGTGGTGGCGGCCCTGAACGCTGCCAAGGAAATCATTCTGCATCGGGTCGGCGACGGTCGGCCGGGCGTGAAAGTCAGCCGTTATCTGAAGCTGTACTTCCTCGCCCAGGACATCCACGAGCGCGCCAGCTCCTCACACTACCCCTACAACGCACTGGCCGAAGCGTTCTTCCACAGCGACGTGCTGTTCCGCTGTCAGCGCCTGCTGCGCCAGCAAGGCAAGGCTTGCCGCGCGCTGGCCGAGTCGATCCAGATGCGTCAACCGTTCATCTATGACGCAAGCTTCGCCGAAGCCCTGAACGACCTGCACGCCTCCCTCGAACACTTGCGTATCCAAAGCAACCCGGCCTGGCGCGGGCTGCTGCGTTCGTTGCGAGCGCTGGCCGCCAACCTCGGCACCCTCGACCGTTTGCTTAGCGACGCCAGCAACCCCGATGCGCTGGCAGACGCCTCCGACAGCAGCCTGCTGGACCGTTCGCCACGCAGCCTCAAGGATGTCTGGATACGCTTGCGCACGCAGCTGACGCCGACCTCATTGCTATTCCGTCACGCCCTGCGCCTGCCCTTGGCATTGAGCATCGGCTACGGCATGGTGCATTTGATCCACCCGTCGCAAGGTTACTGGATCATCCTCACCACGCTGTTTGTCTGTCAGCCTAACTACGGCGCCACCCGCCGCAAACTCGGGCAACGGATCATCGGCACCGCCATCGGCCTGACCGTGGCCTGGGCGCTGTTCGATCTGTTCCCGAACCCGTTGATCCAGTCGAGCTTCGCCATCCTTGCCGGGGTGGTGTTCTTTACCAACCGCACCACTCGCTACACCCTGGCGACTGCCGCGATCACGCTTATGGTGCTGTTCTGCTTCAACCAGGTGGGTGATGGTTATGGGCTGCTTCTGCCGCGACTGTTCGATACCTTGCTCGGCAGTCTGATCGCCGGGCTGGCGGTGTTCCTGTTCCTGCCGGACTGGCAGGGTCGACGCTTGAACAAAGTGCTGGCCAACACCCTCACCTGCAACAGCATTTACCTGCGCCAGATCATGCAGCAATACGCCGCCGGCAAAAGCGACGACCTGGCTTATCGCCTGGCCCGACGCAATGCGCACAACGCCGATGCCGCGCTGTCGACCACGCTGGCCAACATGCTGATGGAGCCGGGGCACTTCCGTAAGGAGGCGGATGTCGGGTTCCGTTTCCTGGTGCTGTCGCACACCTTGCTCAGCTATTTGTCGGGGCTGGGGGCACACCGCGAAACCCAACTACCGTCGGACGTGCGCGAGCATTTGATCGACGGCGCCTGTGTGAATCTGGCTGCCAGCCTCGACGAAATCGCCCAAGGCCTGGCGAGCAAACAGCCGATTGCGATTCAGAGTGATGAGGAAGAAGCGCTGGCCAATGGGCTTGAGCAGATGCCGGATGAGATCGATGAAGGGCAGCGGTTGGTGCAGACACAACTGGCGTTGATCTGCCGGCAGCTGGGGCCGTTGCGGACGTTGGCGGCGCATCTCATCAAGGACACTAGCGAAGCCTGA
- a CDS encoding M48 metallopeptidase family protein: MTALKYLQAYPATLQDQVRQLIAEGRLGDYLSQRYPEKHGVQSDKALYTYALDLKQEYLRNAPAIDKVLFDNRLDLTHRALGLHTAISRVQGGKLKAKKEIRVASLFKEAPSEFLKMIVVHELAHFKESDHNKAFYKLCEHMLPGYHQVEFDLRVYLTWRDMQ, encoded by the coding sequence ATGACCGCGTTGAAATACCTCCAGGCCTATCCCGCTACGTTGCAGGACCAGGTGCGCCAGTTGATCGCCGAAGGTCGGCTGGGCGACTACCTGAGCCAGCGATATCCGGAAAAGCACGGGGTGCAGAGCGACAAGGCGCTATACACCTATGCCTTGGACCTCAAGCAGGAATACCTGCGTAACGCCCCGGCGATCGACAAGGTGTTATTCGACAACCGTCTGGACCTGACCCACCGCGCGCTTGGCTTGCACACTGCGATTTCCCGGGTGCAGGGCGGCAAGCTCAAGGCCAAGAAAGAAATTCGTGTGGCCTCGTTGTTCAAGGAAGCGCCCTCCGAGTTTCTGAAAATGATCGTGGTGCATGAGCTGGCGCACTTCAAGGAGTCGGATCACAACAAGGCGTTCTACAAACTGTGCGAACACATGTTGCCGGGGTATCACCAGGTGGAGTTCGATTTACGGGTGTACCTGACGTGGCGGGATATGCAATAG
- a CDS encoding putative bifunctional diguanylate cyclase/phosphodiesterase, whose product MECAQPTPAEGNSILLIVDDYPENLISMRALLQRQDWQVITAASGFEALNLLLEHDVDLVLLDVQMPGMDGFEVARLMRGSQRTRLTPIIFLTANEQSQDAVIKGYASGAVDYLFKPFDPQILKPKVQALLEHQRNRRDLQRLSHDLEVARAFNASVLDNAAEGILVVSEDGLIRFANPAMSRLLNAPVHELQGKEFLDFLQKPHIPIWADSELFAGYKRGETLRLHDALLRTAPGQQVPVALSCAPLPTEQRAMVVTVLDMSVVRHLHQQLEFQAVTDPLTGLLNRRGFYQTVENLLLRGERSDSTWVLLYLDLDGFKRVNDSLGHDAGDRVLRWVSEQLKACLRPFDILARMGGDEFTALLDLEHPEQAAKIAEKLIERVSICQQIEGMDIALGASIGIATYPDCGANLDGLMRASDIAMYEAKRAGRQQYRFYDHEMNGRARSRLMLEESVRTAIENRDFNLVYQPQVAIADGQIRGFEALLRWQHPSVGDVPPGLFLPLLEEARLISRLGSWIYHRGAKQRKAWEVLFAEDLVLGVSLSSTQFGLPNLVTELRQVLERHGLKPRQLEVEVTEEALMLNPDETRKQLRLLRNLGVRVALDDFGSGACSLAHLRDLELDTLKLDRHLIARLPESERDAALARSVIDLCKQFGLLVIAEGVETVAQYEWLQANGCQYVQGFLVARPLMAEDTPHFVEPFDWSALTS is encoded by the coding sequence ATGGAATGCGCACAACCTACGCCAGCTGAAGGCAACTCAATCCTTTTAATTGTTGATGATTACCCCGAAAACCTGATCAGCATGCGCGCGTTGTTGCAGCGCCAGGACTGGCAGGTCATCACCGCGGCTTCCGGCTTTGAAGCGCTCAACCTGTTGCTCGAACACGACGTCGACCTGGTGCTGCTGGATGTGCAGATGCCGGGCATGGATGGTTTCGAAGTGGCGCGCTTGATGCGTGGCAGCCAGCGAACCCGCCTGACGCCGATTATTTTCCTGACCGCCAACGAACAATCCCAGGACGCCGTAATCAAGGGCTACGCCAGTGGCGCGGTGGATTATTTGTTCAAACCGTTCGACCCGCAAATTCTCAAACCCAAAGTCCAGGCCCTGCTAGAGCATCAGCGTAATCGCCGTGACTTGCAGCGGTTGAGCCATGACCTGGAAGTCGCCCGGGCCTTCAATGCCTCGGTGCTGGATAACGCCGCCGAAGGCATTCTGGTGGTGAGCGAGGACGGGCTGATTCGCTTTGCCAACCCGGCGATGTCCCGCCTGCTCAATGCCCCGGTGCATGAGCTGCAAGGCAAAGAGTTTCTGGATTTTCTGCAAAAACCGCACATCCCGATCTGGGCCGACTCCGAATTGTTTGCCGGCTACAAACGCGGTGAAACCCTGCGCCTGCACGATGCGTTACTGCGTACGGCGCCCGGCCAGCAAGTGCCGGTGGCGTTGTCCTGCGCGCCTTTGCCCACCGAACAACGCGCCATGGTGGTGACGGTGCTGGACATGTCGGTGGTGCGCCATCTGCATCAGCAGCTGGAGTTCCAGGCGGTGACCGATCCGCTGACCGGGCTGCTCAATCGCCGGGGTTTCTACCAGACCGTTGAAAACCTGCTGCTGCGCGGTGAACGCTCCGACAGTACCTGGGTGCTGTTGTACCTGGACCTCGACGGTTTCAAGCGGGTCAATGATTCCCTTGGCCACGATGCTGGCGACCGGGTGCTGCGTTGGGTGTCCGAGCAGTTGAAGGCGTGTCTGCGGCCCTTCGATATTCTGGCGCGGATGGGTGGCGATGAGTTCACCGCGCTGCTGGATCTTGAGCACCCCGAGCAAGCGGCGAAGATTGCCGAGAAGCTCATCGAGCGGGTGTCGATCTGTCAGCAAATCGAAGGCATGGACATCGCCTTGGGCGCCAGCATCGGCATCGCCACTTACCCCGATTGCGGGGCTAATCTCGACGGGTTGATGCGCGCGTCCGACATCGCCATGTACGAAGCCAAGCGTGCCGGGCGTCAGCAATATCGCTTCTACGATCACGAAATGAATGGCCGGGCGCGTTCGCGGCTGATGCTCGAAGAGAGCGTGCGCACGGCCATCGAAAACCGCGATTTCAACCTGGTGTATCAGCCTCAGGTGGCCATTGCCGACGGGCAGATTCGCGGGTTCGAGGCGTTGCTGCGCTGGCAGCATCCGAGTGTCGGCGACGTACCGCCGGGGCTGTTTTTGCCGTTGCTGGAAGAGGCACGGTTGATCAGTCGCCTGGGCAGCTGGATTTACCATCGCGGGGCCAAACAGCGAAAAGCCTGGGAGGTCTTGTTTGCCGAAGATCTGGTGCTGGGCGTCAGTTTGAGCAGCACGCAGTTCGGTTTGCCCAACCTGGTCACCGAGCTGCGCCAGGTGCTGGAGCGCCATGGTTTGAAGCCGCGGCAGCTGGAGGTCGAGGTCACGGAAGAGGCCTTGATGCTTAACCCCGACGAAACCCGAAAGCAGCTGCGTTTGCTGCGCAATCTGGGGGTGCGGGTGGCGCTGGATGATTTTGGTTCCGGGGCTTGTTCGCTGGCGCACTTGCGAGACCTCGAGCTGGACACGCTCAAACTCGACCGGCATTTGATCGCCCGGTTACCGGAATCCGAGCGGGATGCAGCGCTGGCACGCAGTGTCATCGACTTGTGCAAGCAGTTTGGTCTGTTAGTCATCGCTGAAGGGGTGGAGACGGTGGCGCAATATGAATGGCTGCAAGCCAACGGCTGCCAGTATGTGCAGGGGTTTCTGGTGGCGCGGCCATTGATGGCCGAGGACACCCCTCACTTTGTTGAACCGTTCGACTGGAGCGCGCTGACGAGTTGA
- a CDS encoding winged helix-turn-helix domain-containing protein: protein MDVSKTKSSFYRRLYVAYLIDSGLASSVPALTEVTGMPRRTAQDTIAALVDLDIVCEFEQEEGARNHAGRYRIREWGAIDRGWIERNLRQIKAVLEYP, encoded by the coding sequence ATGGACGTGAGCAAGACCAAAAGCAGCTTCTACCGCCGGTTATACGTGGCGTACCTGATCGATAGCGGGCTGGCCAGCAGCGTCCCGGCGTTGACCGAAGTCACCGGCATGCCTCGGCGCACGGCGCAGGACACCATCGCGGCATTGGTGGATCTGGATATCGTTTGTGAATTCGAGCAGGAAGAGGGCGCGCGCAACCATGCGGGGCGCTATCGGATTCGCGAGTGGGGGGCGATTGATCGGGGGTGGATCGAGCGTAATCTGCGGCAGATTAAAGCGGTGTTGGAATATCCCTGA
- a CDS encoding substrate-binding periplasmic protein yields the protein MPRLYRAFALIVLLLLTQSAAAQKLRLVADAWPPFTDATLVNGGLATDIVSTALARAGYASDFEQVPWARALFGVGEGRYDVLVNAWYTDERTKLGQFSGEYLLNRVRFLKRKDTPIEFKNLQQLHTYPIAVVRGYAYSQAFDDDVSLQKVPVHSFAMAVRMVAADRVKLTLEDEFVARYYLARESSKVRNAVEFLPKPLSENSLHILVSLKNPQHEQIVAGFDREIAAMKADGSYEKLLKQHGM from the coding sequence ATGCCGCGATTGTATCGAGCGTTTGCTTTGATTGTATTGCTGTTGCTGACACAGAGTGCGGCAGCGCAAAAGCTGCGCCTGGTAGCCGATGCATGGCCACCCTTTACCGACGCCACGCTGGTCAATGGTGGATTGGCCACGGACATCGTCAGCACTGCGCTGGCCCGGGCTGGTTATGCCAGTGATTTCGAACAGGTGCCGTGGGCGCGAGCCTTGTTTGGGGTCGGCGAGGGGCGTTACGACGTGCTGGTCAACGCCTGGTACACCGACGAGCGCACGAAACTGGGGCAGTTTTCCGGCGAGTACCTGCTCAACCGCGTGCGTTTTCTCAAGCGCAAAGACACGCCGATCGAATTCAAAAACCTGCAACAACTGCACACTTACCCGATAGCGGTGGTACGCGGTTACGCCTATTCGCAAGCATTCGACGACGATGTGTCGCTACAGAAGGTCCCCGTGCATAGTTTTGCCATGGCGGTGCGCATGGTCGCGGCCGACCGGGTCAAGCTGACCCTGGAAGACGAGTTCGTCGCCCGGTATTACCTCGCTCGGGAATCATCAAAGGTACGCAATGCCGTGGAGTTTTTACCCAAGCCGTTGAGTGAGAACAGCCTGCATATTCTGGTGAGCCTGAAGAACCCGCAGCATGAACAGATCGTTGCCGGTTTCGACCGTGAGATTGCGGCGATGAAGGCTGATGGGAGTTATGAGAAATTGCTCAAGCAGCATGGGATGTGA